A genomic window from Ischnura elegans chromosome 10, ioIscEleg1.1, whole genome shotgun sequence includes:
- the LOC124166913 gene encoding methyl-CpG-binding domain protein 3 isoform X2 yields the protein MSVERKKYECSALPKGWQREEVIRKSGLSAGKIDVYYYSPSGKKFRSKPQLARYLGDVLDLSTFDFRTGKINSLLLRKNKKQKGTQYDYRGVRNDASLVPPIRQTASIFKQPVTVYKMQDGKVKSDFKHGPQEKPKQLFWEKRLEGLRACDVGGMELDAMELPRGLRAVGPHVREETLLQSVATALHVSAQPVTGQTGSRSALDKNPGVFLNPDQPLVQAVTVADDDIKRQEERVCAARKKLEEALKALVA from the exons ATGTCTGTGGAGAGGAAGAAGTACGAGTGCTCTGCCCTACCTAAGGGCTGGCAAAGGGAGGAGGTGATTAGAAAGTCGGGGCTCTCTGCTGGGAAAATAGATGTGTACTACTACAG TCCTAGCGGGAAGAAGTTTCGGAGCAAGCCGCAGCTGGCTCGCTACTTGGGAGATGTCCTCGATCTCTCTACATTTGATTTCAGAACAGGCAAAATAAATTCCCTTCTCTTGCGAAAGAACAAGAAGCAGAAAGGGACTCAGTACGACTACAG AGGGGTACGGAATGATGCATCACTGGTGCCTCCAATCCGCCAGACTGCTTCCATATTCAAGCAACCTGTGACTGTGTACAAAATGCAGGATGGGAAGGTGAAGTCAGATTTCAAACATGGACCTCAGGAGAAACCCAAACAG cttttctgGGAGAAGCGACTGGAAGGTTTGAGAGCGTGTGACGTTGGTGGCATGGAGTTGGATGCAATGGAGCTGCCCCGTGGTCTGCGTGCTGTCGGACCTCATGTTAGGGAAGAGACATTGTTGCAGTCGGTGGCAACAGCATTGCATGTGTCTGCTCAGCCTGTCACTGGACAGACTGGATCTCGATCTGCACTAGACAAGAACCCTGGAGTCTTCCTCAACCCTGATCAGCCTCTTGTACAG GCTGTCACCGTTGCAGATGACGATATCAAGAGACAGGAGGAGAGAGTTTGCGCTGCAAGGAAAAAACTTGAAGAGGCCCTGAAAGCTCTCGTTGCATAA
- the LOC124166913 gene encoding methyl-CpG-binding domain protein 3 isoform X1 has product MSVERKKYECSALPKGWQREEVIRKSGLSAGKIDVYYYSPSGKKFRSKPQLARYLGDVLDLSTFDFRTGKINSLLLRKNKKQKGTQYDYSRGVRNDASLVPPIRQTASIFKQPVTVYKMQDGKVKSDFKHGPQEKPKQLFWEKRLEGLRACDVGGMELDAMELPRGLRAVGPHVREETLLQSVATALHVSAQPVTGQTGSRSALDKNPGVFLNPDQPLVQAVTVADDDIKRQEERVCAARKKLEEALKALVA; this is encoded by the exons ATGTCTGTGGAGAGGAAGAAGTACGAGTGCTCTGCCCTACCTAAGGGCTGGCAAAGGGAGGAGGTGATTAGAAAGTCGGGGCTCTCTGCTGGGAAAATAGATGTGTACTACTACAG TCCTAGCGGGAAGAAGTTTCGGAGCAAGCCGCAGCTGGCTCGCTACTTGGGAGATGTCCTCGATCTCTCTACATTTGATTTCAGAACAGGCAAAATAAATTCCCTTCTCTTGCGAAAGAACAAGAAGCAGAAAGGGACTCAGTACGACTACAG CAGAGGGGTACGGAATGATGCATCACTGGTGCCTCCAATCCGCCAGACTGCTTCCATATTCAAGCAACCTGTGACTGTGTACAAAATGCAGGATGGGAAGGTGAAGTCAGATTTCAAACATGGACCTCAGGAGAAACCCAAACAG cttttctgGGAGAAGCGACTGGAAGGTTTGAGAGCGTGTGACGTTGGTGGCATGGAGTTGGATGCAATGGAGCTGCCCCGTGGTCTGCGTGCTGTCGGACCTCATGTTAGGGAAGAGACATTGTTGCAGTCGGTGGCAACAGCATTGCATGTGTCTGCTCAGCCTGTCACTGGACAGACTGGATCTCGATCTGCACTAGACAAGAACCCTGGAGTCTTCCTCAACCCTGATCAGCCTCTTGTACAG GCTGTCACCGTTGCAGATGACGATATCAAGAGACAGGAGGAGAGAGTTTGCGCTGCAAGGAAAAAACTTGAAGAGGCCCTGAAAGCTCTCGTTGCATAA
- the LOC124166913 gene encoding methyl-CpG-binding domain protein 2 isoform X3: MSVERKKYECSALPKGWQREEVIRKSGLSAGKIDVYYYSRGVRNDASLVPPIRQTASIFKQPVTVYKMQDGKVKSDFKHGPQEKPKQLFWEKRLEGLRACDVGGMELDAMELPRGLRAVGPHVREETLLQSVATALHVSAQPVTGQTGSRSALDKNPGVFLNPDQPLVQAVTVADDDIKRQEERVCAARKKLEEALKALVA, encoded by the exons ATGTCTGTGGAGAGGAAGAAGTACGAGTGCTCTGCCCTACCTAAGGGCTGGCAAAGGGAGGAGGTGATTAGAAAGTCGGGGCTCTCTGCTGGGAAAATAGATGTGTACTACTACAG CAGAGGGGTACGGAATGATGCATCACTGGTGCCTCCAATCCGCCAGACTGCTTCCATATTCAAGCAACCTGTGACTGTGTACAAAATGCAGGATGGGAAGGTGAAGTCAGATTTCAAACATGGACCTCAGGAGAAACCCAAACAG cttttctgGGAGAAGCGACTGGAAGGTTTGAGAGCGTGTGACGTTGGTGGCATGGAGTTGGATGCAATGGAGCTGCCCCGTGGTCTGCGTGCTGTCGGACCTCATGTTAGGGAAGAGACATTGTTGCAGTCGGTGGCAACAGCATTGCATGTGTCTGCTCAGCCTGTCACTGGACAGACTGGATCTCGATCTGCACTAGACAAGAACCCTGGAGTCTTCCTCAACCCTGATCAGCCTCTTGTACAG GCTGTCACCGTTGCAGATGACGATATCAAGAGACAGGAGGAGAGAGTTTGCGCTGCAAGGAAAAAACTTGAAGAGGCCCTGAAAGCTCTCGTTGCATAA